The sequence ATACTGATCGAGATAAGGCTTCATTGCCTCTGCAACTTCACTAGCAATAGGGGTAGTTGCATTATAGTCAAGATAGATAATACGCATAGATTCAATTATATAAAGACAATATTATTTTGTAACTTCGTTAATCCCAGAGCAGAACTCCGAAAATTCCAAATGAGTTATCAAATCTACTAATTATTAACTTTTGCTTGTAGCAGATCGTTAATTTTAAAATTGAAGAAATGAAAAGACTTGTTGTTTTATTACTGATATATCCCTTTTTATTGTTTGGTCAGGATTTCAAAAATATTGAAGGATTGCAATATGTGGGCATGTTTGAAGCAGGTGAGAATGAGGAATTGAACCCAGGTACGCTAGAAAAAAATGGCAATTACTATATTATGGCAATTAGCGATACTAATGGCTTAGGGTATTTGCATAGATATCAGCTAAGCAAAAGCGGTGATTATAAACTTAAGGCTATCATGGAAGTAGGTTGTACTCAAAATAGAGCATTTGCAGGACAACTTAGTTTAACGCAAGACAATCAAATCATGGTTTTTACGAGCTCTTTTGACAATAGCTGGGATAATAATGAATTGTGTATCTCAACTTATGATGCGAAGGATAATAAGTATGAAAAAGTTCGTCTTTTAGGTGAAATTAATGATGTTCAGAAGGCGGAAGCATACCCATACATTTCTGCTGATGGCCTACGATTGTACTATATTCTGAACAATGAAGTCTACTTTACTTCGAGGTCTGATTTAAAACGATCCTTTGGATATCCTCGAAATATTTCAATCGATAAAAGTACGAATGATATCAATATTGTTTCCTGCTGGCTTAGTTTGGATGAACTGAACTTATACATCACAGGAGATGAAAAAGTTTATAAATGCAGTAGGACTGCATTAAATGAAAAATTTAGTTCTCCTGAAATATATCTTCAAGGATTTGGGGGATTTATATCTGGTTATAGCATGAGTGAGAAAAATAAGCTGGTGTTTATTTATTACAGCGGACCATTAGAATATCCTAAACCAAAGCCAAATGAATATTTTGATGATAGTGAAGTTATATTGATATACAAGATTAAGAAAAACTAAAAAAGAAAAAATTATTTCATATGCTTATTCAATGTTTGAAAAGCAAAAAGGCAAATAATCGGCTTTTTTGATTCCTAAACCAATTGTTAAGATTCATTTTCATTCTACTCTAAGGCTTAAATACATTTACTTATTTAATTTTTATTATTTTTACGGTTAGGTTTAACCAAATTCACAAGTATGCAAGCTGCATTACTCATTGTATTTTACTTTATTACCCCAATACTTATTAATTTTCTATGTTATCGATTCAGCTTACTCAAAAAAGTTGGAGCCATTCTAATTGCCTATCTGCTCGGCTTGATTGTTGGAAATATTGGTATTTTTCCTGAGGCAAGTCTTTTTTTAAGGGAATTAATTGCTAATAAGAATATTGATATAAGCATACCTTATTTGCAGGAATTAGTTAATGCTGGAACATTGGCTGAATCTGATTTGCAGTATTATTCCATGTATAGCATTCAAGATTTAATGACAACAATAACGATTGCTTTTGCTTTACCCTTGTTGCTATTGTCGTTAAACATTCGTGCATGGTTTAAAGTGGCAGGTAAAACTTTCCTTTCATTGGTTTTAGGTCTGGTATCAGTACTAATCCCAATTACTATCGGTTTTTTTATTTTTCGAAATCATATCGATGAAACATGGAAAGTAGCCGGCATGATGACCGGAGTTTATTCTGGTGGAACACCTAACCTGGCTTCCATTCAGAAAGCATTGGATGTAGATAACCTGACATATATTTTAACCCATACATACGATTTGATCATTGGAGCATTCTTCCTCTTATTTGTAATGTCAATTGGTCAGCGTGTTTTATTACGCTTTTTGCCAAAATACAAACCATTTAGTAAAACCTCAGCTAATGAAATTCAAGAGGTTGAAAGTAGTGAAGAGCAATCTTTTTTCTATATAATGAAGAAGACTTTTGTCCTTCCATTACTAGCCGCATTGGGGATCGCAATTGTTATTATTGGAATAAGTGTAGGCGTTGGGGAACTAATTCCTAAAGACTTTCAGATGATGGTTATTATTTTAACCATAACCACTTTAAGTATCTTGGCTTCATTGATAAAAAGAATAAACCGTATTCAAAAAACGTTTGATGTTGGGATGTATTTTATTTTGGTTTTTAGTCTTGTGGTTGCCTCCATGGCCGATTTAAGAAGTTTTTCATCTTCTCATTTACATATTTTTTATTGGGTGTTTCTCGTATACGCTGGTTCCCTTATCATTCATGTCGCATTGGCTGCCTTATTTAAAATTGATGCAGATAATGTGATTATTGTCTCAACGGCCTTAACCTGTTCACCTCCCTTTGTACCCGTAGTTGCCGGAGCTTTAAAGAACAAGGAAATTATTATTTCTGGAATAACCGTAGGAATAATCGGTTATGCAATTGGTAACTACCTGGGTGTTTTCATTGCTTATTTATTTAAGTCATTACCATTATGAGTTTTATTGATCTGATTACTCAGCGCCAAAGTGTTCGAAAATATGCCTCTGCTAAAGTTGAGCAGGAGAAAATTGATATCATCTTACATGCTGCTCGTTTAGCACCATCAGCCAGTAATTCGCAACCATGGCATTTTATAGTTGTTAGTGATCCAATTCTAAAAGATAAAGTTGCAAAAGCCACTTTTAGTAAATTGATTCCATTCAATAAATTTGCTGTTCAGGCACCATTACTAATGGTTATTGTTAAAACCAAGTCAAAGATAATTACCCAAATAGGAGGGCGTATTAAATCAAGAGAATTCCCACTCTATGATATTGGCATTGTGGCCGAACATATTTGTTTGCAAGCTGCAGAATTAGGATTAGGAAGCTGTATGCTTGGTTGGTTTAATGAAAAGAAAATAAGAAAAACGCTAAGAGTTCCTGTTAATTTTGATATTGCTTTGGTTATTACCTTAGGTTATGCCGCAGAAGGATACAAATTGAGAGATAAGAGAAGAAAGACTATCAAAGAAATGACAAGCTATAACGTTTTTAACCATAAATCGATTTAATGATTCTAAAAATAAACCTTATGAAAAAGATCTTTACACTAATTATGATCCTACTTTTCACTCTTTCCACAATGAGCTATGCTCAAGAGGATAAAGAAGACAAAAAGAAGAGCGAAGAATCGGAGAAAATAAAAACGGGTTGGACATTTGGATTACTACCTGCCGTTGCTTTTGATACAGACTTAGGCTTTAAATATGGTGGATTAATAAACTTCTACAATTTTGGAGATGGTTCCACCTATCCTGATTATTTACAGTCTATTTACCTTGAAATTTCAAGAACTACAAAAGGAAGTGGTGTTAATCAATTGTTTTTCGATTCAGAACATATGTTTCCAAAGAAAAAAATTAGAGTAACTGGTGATTTAAGTTATTTGACTGAGCAGGGATTGGATTTCTATGGATTCAATGGGGCAGAAGTTAACTTTAATCCCAATTTGCAAACCGAAGGCGAAACAGATTATGTTTCCAGAATGTATTACAGACACGCTCGTAAAATGGTTCGCTTTTATGCTGATTTCCAAGGATATATTATTCCAGATAAGTTGCGTTGGCTTGGCGGATTTGCGTTTTATAATTTTAACATCAGCACAGTAGATATCGACCGACTGAATAAAGGCAAGGATAGTGTTGATATGTTACCCCATACCGAATCGCTATTTGATAAATATGTCAGCTGGGGACTGATTTCTGCTGATGAAGCTGATGGAGGACATAGTCAGTTTCTAAAAGCTGGATTAATTTGGGATACGCGCGATATTGAAGCCAATCCGGGCAAAGGTATATGGACTGAAGCCTTATTATTGACTGCACCTTCTTTTTTGGGAAACAAAGAAAGTTCATTCACAAAATTTGTGTTTACGCATCGGCAATATTTTACGCTTATAAAAAACAGGTTGAGCTTTGTTTATCGATTAGGCTATCAAGGAACAATTCAAGGGGAAGCTCCATTTTATTTACAAACTTTACTAATCAGTAGTTATTCTCCTTCTGTTATTACTGAAGGACTTGGAGGTGCAAAATCCCTGAGGGGAATCATGAGAAACCGCGTAGTTGGAAATGATATTGCCTATGGAAATTTTGAGTTCAGATGGAAAGTCATTCGCACAGTTGTGGGAAAACAAAATCTATATATTGCCTTGAATCCATTTGTGGATATTGGTCGGGTGATTGATCCAATTGATGTTGATCAAACTTTGGTTCAATTAGATCCCGGAGAGTCATTAACAGACTATTTTTCAGGAAATGACGAAACTTTCCATTTTACCTATGGCTGTGGTTTGCATATTGCACTCAATGAGAATTTTGTTTTAGCGATCAACTATGGTATGGCAGCTAACAAACAAGATGGCAAAAGTGGTTTGTATATTGGAACTAATTGGTTGTTTTGATTTTCATATAGCTCAATAATTCGAAGAGATGACTTTTATCAAAAACTTCAACAGTGTACAAGCGAGGAAGATGTAATGGATGTTTACATTAAAGTATTAGGGCTAAAGAGTTATTCAAAAAATCTTTTTGACATTTAAACTAATGAAATATGGTTTGAAGCAAAAGATACGGGTAAGCGTATTTTGCTCACATTGATGCAAGAACTTAGGATAAATGATCCAAATTAAAATTCCCTGAGTACTAATTATTCAATTGGTCGTGTAGATATTATTGGTTCTTTAAAATATCAGGAATACTTAAATCTTTGCATATTTTCCGACAGAGATTTTCTTTAATATCTGGGTGTCTTGGAACAGTTGATATTTCTCCCGTTTTTGAATTCTTATACAGGGAATGCTTTCCTCATTCTCTAAGGATGATACAGGCGTTTTGTGCAAGTTATTTAATGAATCTGTTTCTTTTCACTATAGGCTAAAACTAAGCGTTTGCGTAATCAAATCTTTTACTATGTTTTTTTTATTTGATTTCTGACTTGCACGTCTTTCTTCAAACATCAAATTAATAGCATCTGTTAAATTTTCTTTCGCTTCTTCGATTGTTTCACCCTGACTGTTAATCCCTGGGATTTCATCAATATATGCAATATAACCACCTCCTTCACAAGGTTCAAATATGGCTGTCATTTCAATATTGCTCATAACATTAGGTTTTATCGAAGTTACATCTTTTTGCATAAATCGTATTATTGAAGAGCTCGTTTTTATATTCCGAAATCAGAGTAATAAGTTGTTATATCCAGGATTATAAATGGGAAATGCCTGTCCTGGAAATAGTAGGTGAACCAATCCAAATAAAATACAGATCCTCAATAGTTGATAGTAATTTAAAATGAGAATTGGATATTTCCTACAAACCTTTAATCGGATTCTAATTATTAACTACTTTTGATACACATAGTTTATTCGATTTCTGAATTGAAGAAAAGTATGTGGAAAATTCAAAACTAAAAATTTATGAAATTCAAATCTAATTCAATCTTCAATTTAGTTTCCTTACTTCTTTTTTTTGCATTCATCTTTATAAATTGCAATGAAGAAGTTGTTCCGCCAACAAAGTCAAAACCTGTTGTTGAAACAGAAGTTGTAAGTAATATTGGAATGACAACTGCAACTTGTGGAGGTGAGGTTATAAATGATGGGAATTCTTCCATAACAGAAAGAGGAGTCTGTTGGAGTAAACAACAAAATCCTACAGTAAGCGACAATAAGACCGCTAATGGAGCTGGGACTGGAAGTTTTGTATCTGAGTTAACACAACTTGACATGAATACAACTTACTATGTAAAAGCTTACGCCATTAATTCTATTGGGATATCTTATGGCTCTTCGGTTAGCTTTACAACGAAAGACGAAACAGTTACAGATATTGATGGGAATTTGTATCATGTTGTAACTATAGGTCAGCAAGTATGGATGGTCGAAAATTTGAAGGTTACACGATTTCGCAATGGTGATCTGATTTCAAATGTTACAGATCAGAACCAGTGGTATGGGCTGACTACACCAGCACTCTGTTATTACGATAATGATATAAATTATAAAGCTACTTATGGGGTTATTTACAATGGATATGTTGTAGTTGATACAAGAGATATATGTCCTGAAGGGTGGAAGATACCATCGGATCAAG comes from Bacteroidota bacterium and encodes:
- a CDS encoding DUF819 family protein — protein: MQAALLIVFYFITPILINFLCYRFSLLKKVGAILIAYLLGLIVGNIGIFPEASLFLRELIANKNIDISIPYLQELVNAGTLAESDLQYYSMYSIQDLMTTITIAFALPLLLLSLNIRAWFKVAGKTFLSLVLGLVSVLIPITIGFFIFRNHIDETWKVAGMMTGVYSGGTPNLASIQKALDVDNLTYILTHTYDLIIGAFFLLFVMSIGQRVLLRFLPKYKPFSKTSANEIQEVESSEEQSFFYIMKKTFVLPLLAALGIAIVIIGISVGVGELIPKDFQMMVIILTITTLSILASLIKRINRIQKTFDVGMYFILVFSLVVASMADLRSFSSSHLHIFYWVFLVYAGSLIIHVALAALFKIDADNVIIVSTALTCSPPFVPVVAGALKNKEIIISGITVGIIGYAIGNYLGVFIAYLFKSLPL
- a CDS encoding NAD(P)H nitroreductase, yielding MSFIDLITQRQSVRKYASAKVEQEKIDIILHAARLAPSASNSQPWHFIVVSDPILKDKVAKATFSKLIPFNKFAVQAPLLMVIVKTKSKIITQIGGRIKSREFPLYDIGIVAEHICLQAAELGLGSCMLGWFNEKKIRKTLRVPVNFDIALVITLGYAAEGYKLRDKRRKTIKEMTSYNVFNHKSI
- a CDS encoding type II toxin-antitoxin system HicB family antitoxin; amino-acid sequence: MTAIFEPCEGGGYIAYIDEIPGINSQGETIEEAKENLTDAINLMFEERRASQKSNKKNIVKDLITQTLSFSL